In the genome of Triticum urartu cultivar G1812 chromosome 5, Tu2.1, whole genome shotgun sequence, one region contains:
- the LOC125510519 gene encoding BTB/POZ domain-containing protein At1g30440, giving the protein MAASASASVKLGSKPDAFRRQGQAWFCTTGLPSDVTVEVGDMSFHLHKFPLLSKSAVLEQLIEESSDQEECIIKLSDIPGGAKSFEMVARFCYGVKIELSSSNVVHLRCASEHLQMTEEISDDNLIAQTEMFLNQVVLRNWKDSLKALETCDDLLPHAEDLQIVKRCIESLASKATTDPNLFGWPIREHGLMQSPGGSVLWNGISTGARPRNFSSDWWYDDVSSLSFPMYKRLLSGMESRRIRPEIIAGSLAYYARKYIPGLSRRNSMGTMPLAGTLSDVEQRNLLEEIDRLLPVQKGLVPTKLLLGLLKTSMILKASSTCIANLEKRVGMQLDQASLEDLLLPNYSYTMETLYNVECVHRILEHFLAMDQANGGCSPCIDDMMASPSMIPITAVAKLLDGYLAEVAPDVNLKPPKFQALASALPEYARPLDDGLYRAIDVYLKAHCWLSEAEREQLCRLMDCQKLSLEACTHAAQNERLPLRVVVQVLFFEQLQLRTSIAGCLLVSDNLEGSSRPLRSGCVAMSGEAGGWSAAVRENQVLKVGMDNMRMRLAELEKECSDMRQEIEKLGRGGGKNGGGGWASHVPRRFSLKMKPQMCSTQEGSVSEQQKSMSAKLDKLQAKLSKQKRQLSADA; this is encoded by the exons ATGGCcgcgtcggcgtcggcgtcggtGAAGCTGGGATCAAAGCCTGATGCCTTCAGAAGGCAGGGACAGGCGTG GTTCTGCACAACAGGACTGCCAAGTGATGTTACTGTGGAAGTTGGGGATATGTCTTTCCACCTTCATAAG TTCCCTTTACTTTCCAAAAGTGCCGTTCTTGAACAATTGATAGAGGAGAGTTCAGATCAAGAAGAGTGCATCATCAAACTAAGTGATATCCCAGGGGGTGCAAAATCATTTGAAATGGTGGCAAGATTCTGCTATGGAGTGAAAATAGAACTTTCTTCTTCAAATGTTGTCCACCTGCGTTGCGCCTCTGAGCATCTCCAGATGACTGAAGAAATATCTGATGACAACCTGATTGCACAGACAGAAATGTTTCTTAACCAAGTGGTGCTTCGTAACTGGAAAGATTCTTTAAAGGCCCTCGAAACATGTGATGACCTTCTCCCTCATGCTGAAGATCTTCAAATTGTGAAGAGATGCATCGAGTCATTAGCATCGAAAGCAACTACCGACCCAAACCTGTTTGGCTGGCCGATAAGGGAACATGGCCTCATGCAAAGCCCTGGTGGCAGTGTGCTGTGGAATGGGATCAGCACCGGTGCCAGGCCCAGAAACTTCAGTTCGGACTGGTGGTATGACGATGTTTCATCATTGAGTTTTCCCATGTACAAGAGGTTGCTATCTGGTATGGAGTCTCGACGCATTCGGCCTGAGATCATCGCTGGTTCTTTGGCATATTATGCGCGGAAGTATATTCCAGGACTCAGTAGGCGCAATAGCATGGGAACAATGCCCCTGGCCGGTACTCTTTCTGATGTAGAACAGAGGAACTTGCTTGAGGAGATCGACAGACTATTGCCTGTTCAGAAGGGTTTGGTGCCTACAAAACTCTTGCTTGGGCTGCTTAAAACATCCATGATTCTGAAAGCCAGCTCCACCTGCATCGCCAACTTGGAGAAACGCGTCGGCATGCAGCTTGACCAGGCCAGTCTGGAAGATCTACTGCTGCCAAACTACTCTTACACCATGGAAACACTGTACAATGTGGAGTGCGTGCACAGGATTCTTGAGCACTTTCTGGCAATGGACCAAGCCAACGGCGGTTGCTCCCCGTGCATCGATGACATGATGGCGTCCCCTTCTATGATACCAATCACTGCTGTTGCCAAGTTACTGGATGGCTATCTTGCAGAGGTTGCACCGGATGTCAATCTGAAACCTCCGAAATTCCAGGCCCTGGCATCTGCTTTGCCCGAGTATGCCCGGCCGCTAGATGACGGCCTCTACCGTGCCATCGATGTGTACTTGAAG GCACATTGCTGGCTATCAGAAGCGGAACGGGAGCAGCTATGCCGGCTGATGGACTGCCAGAAGCTGTCCCTGGAGGCGTGCACCCACGCGGCGCAGAACGAGAGGCTGCCGCTGCGCGTGGTCGTGCAAGTCCTCTTCTTCGAGCAGCTGCAGCTGAGGACGTCGATCGCGGGGTGCCTGCTGGTGTCGGACAACCTGGAAGGGTCGTCCAGGCCGCTGCGGAGCGGCTGCGTGGCGATGTCCGGCGAGGCCGGGGGGTGGTCGGCGGCCGTGAGGGAGAACCAGGTGCTGAAGGTGGGCATGGACAACATGCGGATGCGGCTGGCGGAGCTGGAGAAGGAGTGCTCGGACATGCGGCAGGAGATCGAGAAGCTGGGGCGCGGCGGTGGCAAGAACGGAGGAGGAGGGTGGGCGTCCCATGTCCCGAGGCGGTTCAGCCTGAAGATGAAGCCGCAGATGTGCAGCACGCAGGAGGGGTCGGTGAGCGAACAGCAGAAGAGCATGAGCGCCAAGCTCGACAAGCTGCAGGCCAAGCTGTCCAAGCAGAAGCGCCAGCTCTCCGCCGACGCCTGA